A genomic region of Alnus glutinosa chromosome 11, dhAlnGlut1.1, whole genome shotgun sequence contains the following coding sequences:
- the LOC133882289 gene encoding cycloartenol-C-24-methyltransferase-like — MSKVGGAFDLASGVGGKMEKRDVLSAVEKYEKYHGYYGGDEEERKANYTDMVNKYYDLVTSFYEYGWGESFHFAQRWKGESLRESIKRHEHFLSLQLGLTPGQKVLDVGCGIGGPLREISRFSLTSVTGVNNNEYQISRGKELNRIAGVDKICDFVKADFMKMPFPDNTFDAAYALDATCHAPDAYGCYKEIYRVLKPGQCFAAYEWCMTDSFDPNNQEHQKIKAEIEVGNGLPEIRLTRKCLEALKQAGFEVIWEKDLAEDSQVPWYFDMDTSRFTLSNFRITAAGRFITRNMVKAMEFVGLAPKGSLRVQIFLEQAADGLTKAGKREIFTPMYFFLVRKPLSNNQ; from the exons ATGTCGAAGGTAGGAGGAGCATTTGATCTCGCGTCAGGTGTGGGAGGGAAGATGGAGAAGCGCGATGTCCTCTCCGCCGTCGAAAA GTACGAGAAGTATCATggctactatggtggtgacgaggaagagagaaaagcaAACTACACTGACATG GTTAATAAATACTATgatcttgttactagcttttaTGAGTATGGCTGGGGGGAGTCTTTCCATTTTGCACAAAG ATGGAAAGGGGAGTCTCTTAGAGAGAGCATCAAGCGACATGAGCACTTCCTTTCCTTACAGCTAGGCCTAACGCCTGGACAAAAG GTTTTGGACGTTGGATGTGGAATTGGTGGACCACTAAGAGAAATTTCTAGATTCAG CTTAACATCAGTTACGGGGGTGAACAACAATGAATATCAGATATCAAGGGGAAAG GAACTAAACCGCATTGCTGGAGTGGACAAAATCTGCGATTTTGTGAAG GCTGACTTCATGAAAATGCCATTTCCTGACAATACTTTTGATGCAGCATATGCACTTGACGCTACTTGTCATGCACCAGATGCA TATGGATGCTACAAAGAAATATACAGGGTACTGAAACCTGGCCAATGCTTTGCTGCATATGAGTGGTGCATGACTGATTCTTTCGATCCCAATAACCAagaacatcaaaaaataaag GCAGAAATTGAGGTTGGTAATGGCCTTCCTGAAATCAGGTTGACAAGAAAATGCCTTGAAGCTCTCAAACAAGCAGGTTTTGAG GTCATATGGGAGAAAGATCTTGCTGAGGACTCACAAGTCCCTTGGTACTTTGATATGGATACAAGTCGCTTCACACTGAGTAATTTCCGTATAACTGCTGCTGGGCGTTTCATTACAAGGAACATG GTCAAGGCCATGGAATTTGTAGGACTTGCCCCAAAGGGAAGCCTACGTGTTCAAATCTTTCTAGAGCAGGCTGCAGATGGCCTAACTAAAGCTGGAAA GAGAGAGATTTTCACACCAATGTATTTTTTCTTGGTCCGGAAGCCGCTCTCAAACAATCAGTGA